Within the Populus trichocarpa isolate Nisqually-1 chromosome 14, P.trichocarpa_v4.1, whole genome shotgun sequence genome, the region tcACTAAagcattttagattttttttttttttttttttttttttgggggatGTTGCAGCAACCATGCTTGCAGCCCAGAGTATCCAGTTGGGTATTAatgatgttgttgttgctgGAGGCATGGAGAGCATGTCAAATGTCCCCAAGTACTTGGCAGAAGCAAGGTTAGTGTGACACACTCATTATGGTTAGTCAGTTCCATTACTTTGAAACTCCATTGAATATTTTACGATTCAATTATCTCAAGCAGGAAGGGATCCCGACTTGGACACGATTCACTGGTTGATGGAATGCTCAAAGACGGTTTGTGGGATGTTTATAATGATTATGGAATGGGAAATTGTGCTGAATTATGCGCTGATACTCATTCGATACCCAGGGACGACCAGGTACTGTATTAATCCCATAGGGTTCTGTGAACAAAACCTCACTGTTAGACATGGCTTTTGATATACGTATTTTCTTCATAATACGGTGTCAAATCTACATTATGCTCTTGTGGTCAGTGAATTTTCTTATAGAcagtttgatgtttttttttatcaaacctaGCCTTGTTTTAGCCACAAATCCCAATATTGATTGGTAAATTGTTACGCAGCCAGTTTGCTGGCTTGTTTTCTACCTCTTTTCAGTTCAGTTTCTGGAACACACATTTTCccattgccttttcttttccctctaGTAGCCTGCCTGTCTACACCCATGGTTACCATAAGCCTTCAGTCCTCTGGTATCATTGTATCAGGGGCAGCTTTACCAGTGAGGGCATGATGGTAAAAGCTGGAGACGCTAGATTAATGGACACAAGTCTCTGAATCTCTGCTGTCCTCACAACCACATAGAGCCTCAAACCTacgaccttttttttttcaatttcaaatcagTTTCTTACTAGGATCTTGGTGATTTATGCAGGATAACTACGCTATTCAGAGCTTTGAGCGTGGTATTGCTGCACAAGATAGTGGTGCCTTTGCATGGGAAATTGTTCCGGTTAGAAatctatttttatgttgaagATATTTCCTTTGCTTGCTTTTGTCAATATTGTGTATCTAAACTGTTACTGCACAGGTTGAAGTCCCTGGAGGAAGAGGAAGACCTTCAACAATTATTGATAAGGATGAAGGTTTAGGAAAGGTATGATTCCAAACCAGTCCTTTGTCCTTGCTTCTGATGTTGGGAATTAGTTATAAGTATCCAACTTGCTCTGCTCTTAAATTTTCTATGTTGCTTTTTTGCTATGCCAGTTTGATCCTGCAAAATTGAGGAAGCTCCGACCAAGTTTCAAAGAATCTGGAGGCTCAGTTACTGCTGGCAATGCCTCTAGCATAAGGTTTAATATTTCTCTCACCTTCAATTTACTTATCcatcttcttttaattattcaGTTAGGTCAGAATATGAGAAGTAGCTATATGTTTGACTCTACTAGAGGTCTATCTCTTGCACAGTGTAGTCATTTGATGCCAGCACCTTACTTCCCTTTCCATCATTATGAGCATCTCCAAACACTATACCCAACGGATATTTTTCCTGAAGATCTATAAACATTGTTTCTCCTTATTATTATATCTCTTTCAGCTTTTATTTAACCTCTAGCATGTTAAAATCGTGGTAATAAGTGCCCAAGTGTTTTACTAAAAGTGTAATTTTCTCATTAACAGTGATGGTGCTGCTGCTTTAGTTCTAGTGAGTGGAGAGAAGGCACTTCAGCTTGGACTGAAGGTGCTTGCAAAGGTTACAGGATATGCTGATGCTGCTCAGGTAATTCATTAAATTGGGTGGGAAATTACTATTTTCTTGATACTGTGTAATTTAAATTACTTTGTCTTTTGAGTTTTTAGTGCCACGCACTGCTTAATCATGTGCAATTCCCTGTGCAGGCGCCAGAGCTTTTTACAACATCTCCAGCCCTCGCCATACCTAAAGCTATCTCAAATGCTGGCTTGGATGCTTCCCAAGTTGATTACTATGAAATAAACGAAGCCTTTGCTGTGAGCTTCCATTCTTTATCTTCTGCTTGTTTTGGTCATCTATCTTTGATGATAAAAATCACCATTTATGTCACACTATATGCAGGTGGTGGCTCTTGCGAATCAGAAATTGCTTGGACTTAATCCAGTGAGTGCTTTTGACCTCTGCCAATGCTTGTGTGCATACAGTGTTACTCAGCACCTGtaaagattttaatattcaagATACATGGATTAATAATGTTCAGGAATGACTGCAATATCATCTCATTTAGCTCTATCATGTTTGTTGACATTGAAATTTGTGCATTTCATTCTTGTTGACGAAGCACCCCTTTTATCCTGCTTACAGGAAAAGGTCAATGTACATGGTGGAGCTGTATCCTTGGGGCATCCACTAGGCTGTAGCGGAGCTCGTATCTTGGTCACACTTTTAGGGGTATGCTTTCTTCAACCCCTACTGAATTGCTACTGAGCTGTTAATAACATCTTGCTACCCCCGCCCCTTCTCCCTCCCGTATTCATGTGAGTGCATGGACTCTTAGTACAGTTGTCATGGTACTGTAGGTATTGAAGCAGAAACATGGTAAATATGGTGTTGGTGGTGTTTGCAATGGAGGCGGCGGTGCCTCCGCGGTAGTTGTAGAGCTTCTGTAGACTTGCAATATCTGGTGAGTACAAAATCTCATGCAAATACCTAGCATAGATGATGGCTTGATGCGATTCTTCAACCCTCACTTGATAATGGTGGTGGgtgaaaaatcaagatttctAGTCCGATAACGCAACTGTCTCTTTCAGGCGGTAGACAAGGATGGGGACTCGATCAAGTGAGATAAGTCTCTCCTCCGTCGACATCAAAGTCAACGTTCAATTTCATCCGTCtctcatttcaatttcttctctaATAACCTAGACTAGTTGTTGTATTTAACTTTCAGAAGAACAGATGCTATCAATTTCTCTCCtcgttttgatattttttttctccaataaaattacaacacgTTTGTAACCAGTTGAGAGGTTGTAATAATAGTATGTAGAATTATTACATGGTAGCACAATAATTAtaaagagaataatataaaaaataaaataaattgagttttatttattttaaattcaaattatttttttattgtaatttatatcTTTCTCATTTTGGTCACAAGACTTTATGTAGATGCTGTATTCACTAAGGTCTTggttgttatattttaaaaatgtttttaaaaaaaataatttttttatttttttttcaaattaatagtttttttttcttatattattttgatgtgatgatattaaaaataatttttaaaaaataaaaaatattattttgatatgtttctaagtaaaatatattttgaaaaataatcctaatcacatttctaaacatgctgatcttatttgtttttatattttaaaaatatttttaaaaaaatttgaaatttttttagattttttatttcaaattaatattttttgatatttttagattattttaattgttaatattaaaaataattttttaaaaataataaaatattattttaatatctttttaaataaaaaacaaaaataattacaactaCATTTCTACACCTACCATGAATACATGGCATCGTGATTAACGAAGGGAAAGATTGTGGATTTTGTCCTGGGTGTGGacccatattattattttaagaggGTGTAGGAGCTGTAGCCagagaaagcaaaataaataaataataataaaataaaaatatgtaaaggAGGCCAGATCATGTGACAGCGCATAGTAATCTGTGAGGTGTAATTAATCTATTTCTTccggaaaaaataaaaataaatctgggTTGGAGTATagaattccttttgttttgggcATGGGACAATGTCTGGGACCATCTGGTCTGTTGGGTTTGAAAACAAAAGCAGATGCGAAGTCCGGAAAAAAACAAGGCATCGTGGCAATAAAtaagagataatttttttaattattatggaCGTCTAGccggttaatttttcaagttctaAATTAATAAACTCAAAGCTTGAATTATTTGATAGAGAAGCAAaacttaagatataatttattattaaaaaattcatttatttaaaataaaaaaatattatactatcctatatttaaacactaaataataaaaaaatataaaatgttttgcaaTGACCGGGGCCACTACTTGCCTCCTCCTAATTCCTCTCCTGCATATAAGCCTCTAGTAGCCCTGATGTTTGTGAGATTCGAATTTGTAAcctctagaaaataaattcagGGACTAACCAGTTAAGTTACACCCCCacaatattagaaataaaagataattgttatttattctcCCTGTATGTTTatgtaagagaaaaaaaaaattatttccctTTAAATAGTGAAGAGAATGGATTTATTTTGGGATAAATATTGGTTTCTAGTTGACctggtttaataaatttatttaaagatattatatcttgtaataatttttttttaaaataaaataataaaggataaaattttataaagggTAATATCTAACACTGCTTCAGTCCACAATATTTACACCCGTAGCTATGGTAATTGACCGTGgactattagtttttttttatttttttgtaattgtagTGAAGCTGAGTtaatggaaaatcaaatcatatataattaataaagagtATGATTATTTGAATTTGGATGGATAAttgatatgaataaaaaatggtGTAGAGAAGAGGAGAGGAGGTACCTACCATATTATTGCTCAACTTGgaaatataatcaataaaattatgataatttgcTTTTCAATTCGGCAATGCCAAGCTGGATATTAATTAACACTACAATGGAAGTTCTAGACCCTAACCCAAACAAGTTTACGCTATGCCtttccttattatttatttattattcgtTCCTTGTGGGCCCCCACCGACCCACATACTATAACTACCATCGATTCCATTTCTTTCGGCCCAACTTGGCCCACTCACCCTCGCAAACTCcctcatcatcgtcatcatcatcatcatcacagaAACAGCTAACAGGAAGGAGGAGGAGACTCAAGCAGCGCCTcccttcctctctctttctaaaTAATGGCGGTACTGTCTCAACCCGAAAAATCTCTTCTTCATTTCATATGataattaacctttttttttttttttcttctttgtattttatgcggcgtttattttattattccttttctttaacatttctcatcttcttcttcttcttctttttttttttttaatttcttatgttAATTTCTACCGTAATTCATAAATATTGCAGCTAGCTCTGATGatatattctttatatataattattataatttgggCTGATTGCGCAAAGTTCCTGCATAAATGATGCTTATTTATGTTGtctgaaaatgaaatgaaatgttaGAAGATTGCCGCAAGTGATGATTTACTAGGTTGGGTCGTGCTGTGTCTTCctaagaaaatgagtttttgtttGCGCCTTGTCAAAATCAAGCGCGATCACGGCCTCCATGTATTTTAGCTAATGAAATGATAGGCGGTTATGCCTCGATGGCTAATTGTTTTTGAATACGTGTTTGTTCGCTACAATAATGTATGCAAGTCTAACCGATCCAAGCTAAACTGGGTTGTTCGATTTGTTGACATCCTGTTTTTTTCCGCCCTCTATTTAACATGCAGATATAGAAATCAATCCTGCTATATGAACCTAGGAATGGGGAATGTTGGTTCCTTTTTCTGACAATTGCGAAGGGCAAATTGTAACCGAATGCAAATTTATCTATGCAGCTCTATTCATTTGTAGAGATTGTCTTCCAGCATGGATTTTTAAAGAGTTATTTAGTGGTGGTCATTGCCTTATAAATGAATACAACATCATGTTAACAGGGCTTACCTCTTAGGTGTACATGGATGTTATGGGAAGCTTGAGAGCGAGGGCTTTATTTTAGGTGAAAAATGAGTTTGTTAAAGGCGTATAAAGTGTTGCTGATACTACAAATTGAATGAGCACACCCTACCCTGATCATATTCCTCAATGGGAGTTGAGTTTTGATTTAGTATCttgtgtttttatatgaaatccCAGTCCATTCTTTTTCTCCGCTGAGAAAGATAAACACTTCCAAACAGGGTTTATACCAACCTTAAACTTGGCCCAGATGACCTGATGTGGCACGCTTGGGATTGTATGTTTATGTTAGATTTTGATGTTGGTTatggaaaaaccaaaaacaaaatatttcagtCACAGTAAACATTGTTGAACTAGAACCCTTTGTGAGAGACTCCAAGAGGGTAATTATAGAAAGTTGAAGAGGATTTTTATAGTCAAAGCAGTAGTGGTTGTATGTGGACGAGGATATAAATGGATGATAAAAATTTCTGTAACCAACACTATAAAGAGCATGTATGTTTGCTTATCTATGTGGCCTTgctgtttttttctaaatcaagtTGTTTTCCAGAATGAGCCTTGTGATAAAGTAATGAATGTAGCTTCATTCCTTAAGAATCATGGAGGTTACCACATTTCCATGTGTTATATCTACTAAGTAGCGCCATTTATGTAGTTGTGGATTGTACCTTGAAATTACCTAATCTTGCCTACGAGGCCATCTGCTCGCTTGTGGTTATTTTGGGCTTGGTCAATTATTATTCAAGATGCCACCTTTTTTTGTGTTGATGAACCTAATATACCggtcttcttttcttgttttgttatggatttattttattttaattgattgggAATGCATgctattatatttgtttgtgtcTTTGTGAGCATGTGGGTATGTTTATGTTTCTACACATAGCATGCAGAAACATCGAATGTCTCCCAGGTCATAAATTAGAATATTACCATTTGCTTGAATGGCATGTGTTTCAGTGCATGCAAGGTTCGATGTATCTGCTTCAAGTTCCGATGTATCTGTTTCAATCTtgcatttaatatataattttgctGTTccctctctatttttatttttttatactttgctATTCCTTATTTTACAAGATCAGCAAGATCCTTTTTTTGTTTGCCAGTCGAAGGGAAAAAAGTGATGGGAAATAATGTAGATATCATTATGCCTTCTAGTTATCCCTTTTGCTGTCTTGTCCTGAGATGACTGACTTTTCGTGTGAATTTTGAACCTCTTCAGGAAAAGGACCAACCATTGCCAAAGTTCGGGGAATGGGATGTCAACGACCCAGCATCAGCTGAGGGATTCACAGTAATCTTCAACAAGGCTAGGAATGAAAAAAAGACAGGTGGCAAGCCTGACTCACCAGCAAAGGATAGTTCCACATACAAGCCTGGTGCTACTACTACTCTTGGAAAGCCTCAGACTGTAAGCAACAacctttcttattttatttcgcTGGCTTTTGGGTTTGGTTAAATACTCTGCCATTATCAGCTGGAAGCATTTTCATCTCACACATCACGCTACCAGTCCCATGCCTTAATCTTGAACTTGGATGTATTTTTCATTCACTTAACATTAATGAAAgtaatctttttaaataattctcaATACTGTTTACTGATTGCCTCTTGAATTTTACGTTGTTCTAATCATGAAGATTTTTCTTGTGCTAGTGCTACTGTGGGAATTGCTTCagcaattcaaaataattaacgGAGATCCCAACTTCCTGGCACATGctacttcattttattttttgcacttAAATCTTGCCTCTTGAATTTTTTGCTTCTGTCTGAAGTTTTACCTCTCATTAAATCTTAAGCATGTGCATCTTACTAAAATGTGCATGCTATGTTCTTTTGGAATTAgggttttttcatttgttgcTATTACATGTCACAGACgtagaaaactaaaaggaaagtaAATCATTGCTCACAAGTATTTTCAGTCTTCTTCAGTAGCTTTCATTTGGATGAATTTGGGACCATTTTTTCTGAAGTAGTTTCttagataataaataattgtaCTTGGTTGTTATGAATTTTTCAATAACACTCTTAATTGCTGGGACTAAACCCCTGGACAAAAACCACATCAATGAGCAACAATAAAATGCTTTGTTTTATTAACAGTTgctaaattgaacaaattctAGGTTTGCATCATGTTTgatactttaaaatttattactgGTTTGCAGAAAAAATGGTTTTGCTGCATACAAGCTACTCATGCAGAATAATGAAGTGGCTCTTGCATTGTAAGAGCACTGATGGCAAGATATTATTTATCTACACCTAGCCCCAGCATACAATCCAGAAGACTGGAGCTGTTTTCAGAAGCTATGATGGGTCCTGCAGAAATCTATTTGTTGTGGCTTGAGCTTTGGTAATGATGATGGCTTGGGGAAGTATGTGATGAAAGAAcacttttattttgtgtttatgaATACCGATGGGTGATTATTGAGGTTTATGCTTGTCTGCTCCATTCAATATGTCCCATTAGGCAACACTGTTGTGACATTCTATGTTTTGTTTCGAGTGATATGCTTTTCTTGTGTGTATTTGTGTTCTTATTATACCTTATGAAGGATGAAATACCACCAGAGAAATCACTGCAACGTTTTGGTGCCATAATGAACCCAAGGGTTCGGAGGCTGTGTGTTGTTGATACGGTTCCGTGTCCCTGTTTTATCATAGTTGATGAGAAAATGTTAGTAATGGTGGAGACTCAAGatagagaagaaataaaatatcaaggcaATTTACCTTGACCTCCATTGTTGGACCTTACTTGCCTTTATTGAAATCCCAGAGATTTTTTTGTCTCAATCGGATCCCTAAAGTATTCAAAAATTCCTCAATTAAATTTCCCATCTAGTTTCTTCACAAACTTTGAATGGAGAACGCCAAGTTTCCTAAGCAAAGATATCATTTGGACAGATTCCATGAACGGACATGGATGAAGAGATTCAATGGTGAATTTCGACAACCTATAGAGGTTTGCCCTCTCTCTTTCAAACTAGAGGCTAATCCCTCCTCTCTGACCGATAGATTGCCCCAAACCCTCGAAGAAGATAAAGCTAGAGACTCTGTTTCCCACAGCATGTCCAGAGAAGAAGCGCAGTTATGACCTCTTAGTAACCACAGATAGCTAAATGCCAGAAGAATTGCAAATGAAATGAAAGCAAATTGACATAGAATGACATAGAATGACAACAGATGTTCAGGTCATCACACCAATCACTGCAATATCTTCCTCACAAAAAACCTTATGAATATTCACATTAAGTTATGATTACTTGAACACTTTATATCCTATTCAATCCATCCCAAATGAATCAAATTGCAAATTTGATGCATTCAAATGTGATAACTGAATGTCAAGCATTAAAAACAATCCAACATTTGTCAAGCCTACTACCTTAATACAAGCCTTTGATCAGGCAAAATAGCAAGAAGAATCAATTGTTGCAGTTGCAAGAAGAAACATAATCACTTCTAGAATTAGTTCTTCATTTAACAATGAAAGACCAGCAGGTATTACACCCTATAAACCTTTCAACCAGCATAGAGTTGATGAGCAATATAGtccaaaacaatataaagaCACTCTTTATGAACAGAGAAGAAAACTTGGATTATGCCTTAAATGTGGTAATAAATTTGTATCTGGACATAAATGTAGTGTTAAAGGGATTCATTTGATTCAGGGAAGGCAGGATGAAAAGGAGAAATTCTTAGAAACAGAAGAAAGAATACAGGGTTGTTGATATGAGATTGGTTAAATGGTATCACGTGTTCATGAAGAGATAACATGGGAAGACCTAGAGGAATTGAGCATACAGTTTCCAGATTTTGCTATGGATTCTTGAGGTCAAGAATCTTTTCAAGAGGAGGGTATTGTTATGATTCAAGTTACCATGGAATTAAGGTTATTAGCTTGCAAATAAAGAGTGCAAGCCTCCAGTATTGCTTCCATTACAGAACAGAATTGCTAGCCTTCAAGCAAAGAATTGCAGCATGTGCTGAATGTGGAAAACATGAAGACCATGGCTTTTAGTTAGGAGGTAGTTAGCTGTTGAGTTAGTTAGTAGTTGGTAGTTGAATAAAGGGGTTAAATCAATTGTAATCGGAGGGAAAATCATTGTATATAAACTGGTGTATGGAAACGTGTTGAAGAACATGAAAATACAGAAGATTAATCTCACTCCTCTGCTCTTTCTCCTctgctctcttttctttttgttctttctcaatttttgttctctcttctttctattctttctcAATCTTGTTAAGCCGAGCTTAACATTTCTAGCCTAAAAAAAGGAGTCCTTTTTATCGCCGAAGCTTTGATACTTCACGGTGAGCTCCTCACCTTTGAGGACCATGAAGACGATGTACCAAGCCCCGTCGGTCAAGTTCCGAAGCTCAATGGAGGGGCATGGCCGTGTATTCGGATTCGCCGTCGACATTGCGGTTTTTTAAGGTCTTGGTTTTGACATCAGGGAAAAAAGGGTGT harbors:
- the LOC7469336 gene encoding acetyl-CoA acetyltransferase, cytosolic 1 — its product is MGKKDICNPLETKCNQVLKKMLCSVPIDFTVSLPLPVERDAKKEKRRVSPYISKRYLFILIVFHLPAALPWNSFFFSTFFVVLNKVFFLSGGQLPISKHFLSFCVIYTEVSLQILPLNLSPSLCIHFLRISRKVLCVSYCRFSFPIFSMTSAEIKPRDVCVVGVARTPMGGFLGSLSSLPATKLGSIAIEAALKRANVDPSTVQEVFFGNVLCANLGQAPARQAALGAGISNSVVCTTINKVCASGMKATMLAAQSIQLGINDVVVAGGMESMSNVPKYLAEARKGSRLGHDSLVDGMLKDGLWDVYNDYGMGNCAELCADTHSIPRDDQDNYAIQSFERGIAAQDSGAFAWEIVPVEVPGGRGRPSTIIDKDEGLGKFDPAKLRKLRPSFKESGGSVTAGNASSISDGAAALVLVSGEKALQLGLKVLAKVTGYADAAQAPELFTTSPALAIPKAISNAGLDASQVDYYEINEAFAVVALANQKLLGLNPEKVNVHGGAVSLGHPLGCSGARILVTLLGVLKQKHGKYGVGGVCNGGGGASAVVVELL
- the LOC7469337 gene encoding protein NOI4 isoform X2: MAEKDQPLPKFGEWDVNDPASAEGFTVIFNKARNEKKTGGKPDSPAKDSSTYKPGATTTLGKPQTKKWFCCIQATHAE
- the LOC7469337 gene encoding protein NOI4 isoform X1, whose translation is MGNNEKDQPLPKFGEWDVNDPASAEGFTVIFNKARNEKKTGGKPDSPAKDSSTYKPGATTTLGKPQTKKWFCCIQATHAE